In Pseudomonas fluorescens NCIMB 11764, a single window of DNA contains:
- a CDS encoding GAF domain-containing protein translates to MIDLQQSGQGLEGYGMLHAQLESLLADERDFIANAAQFSAFLYNQLDDLNWAGFYLNRNEELVLGPFQGQIACVRIPFGRGVCGTAAATLQTQLVEDVHAFPGHIACDSASNSELVVPLVKDGRLIGVLDLDSPKLARFTADDQAGIEKLAAIFLRLTDC, encoded by the coding sequence ATGATCGATTTACAACAAAGCGGCCAGGGCCTCGAAGGCTACGGCATGCTGCACGCTCAGCTGGAATCCTTGCTGGCGGACGAGCGGGACTTCATCGCCAACGCCGCCCAGTTTTCCGCGTTTCTGTATAACCAACTGGATGACCTGAACTGGGCCGGTTTCTACCTCAATCGCAACGAAGAGCTGGTGCTCGGTCCGTTCCAGGGGCAAATCGCCTGTGTGCGCATCCCGTTCGGTCGCGGTGTGTGTGGCACGGCGGCGGCGACATTGCAGACGCAGTTGGTCGAAGACGTGCACGCTTTCCCCGGACATATCGCCTGCGACAGCGCGTCGAACAGCGAGCTGGTCGTGCCGCTGGTCAAGGACGGTCGCCTGATCGGCGTGCTGGACCTCGACAGCCCGAAGCTCGCGCGGTTTACCGCTGACGATCAAGCCGGCATTGAAAAACTGGCGGCCATTTTCCTGCGCCTGACCGATTGCTGA
- a CDS encoding HD domain-containing phosphohydrolase — protein MPSPLRPDQRRFPLHVHISVMFTLLLLLTGVVLGIFNYRQTTQIILSSSEKLFERIEQDVRLDLHATYEPIHHLLSLLVYNPAAQATSLEQRLALLGPFSQSLKDNPDLASLYLGYDNGDFFMVRPLRTAALKTLLNAPGNAVYQVWSIERNGGPVHSQSLFFDQDLNLVSRQDNPDDTYDPRTRNWFSNARRDSDQIITEPYLFFSTHNVGTTLARRSGAHAILGADLTLAELSATLAKHVVTPSTEIVLFDAEGNAIAYPDSSKLIVDDQTARLSKAADLSPGLGALLNNPPTGNRLKAAGRQWIVARSRMQEGGPQGLQLALLVPEDELLADAYRMRWQGALITLATLLLCLPLGWLTSRILVKPLRKLVQEADAIRSFNFNFPVSRRSPVLEVDQLSVSMTRMKDTLASFFQITDSLSAETRFAPLLERVLFETVKIGQAQAGLIYLRENDGDRMEPHGLVIDDISQALPAFDIRGHEPGGPQSPAWMLQLSNADNVVINLGFEQAGDLQKVLLAMGCPRVHLIGIRLHNRHNETVGLLILLLEDSGHQSDLEKLRPDRIAFLQAVSGAAAVSIESQRLQAKQKQLLDAFIQLLAGAIDAKSPYTGGHCQRVPALTLMLAQAAATSQDPAFSGYQPTEDEWEALHIAAWLHDCGKVTTPEYVVDKATKLETLNDRIHEIRTRFEVLKRDAWVSYWQAIALGGNEQHLAELRDATLVGLDDDFAFIARCNLGGEAMADADLQRLRSLAQRTWTRTLDDRLGVSWEENRRQAQTPAPTLPASEPLLADKPEHLFERAEAELIPEDNPWGFKLDVPRYKYNRGELYNLSIARGTLTREERYIINHHMVQTILMLSHLPFPAHLNNVAEIAGGHHEKMDGTGYPKQLKREEMSLPARMMAIADIFEALTAADRPYKKAKSLSEALGIMATMCRDAHIDPELFGLFINAGIYQQYADRFLDPQQIDAVDPEGLLAKAGLKA, from the coding sequence ATGCCCAGCCCACTGCGCCCGGACCAACGCCGGTTTCCGTTGCACGTGCATATCAGTGTGATGTTTACCCTGCTGTTGCTCCTGACCGGCGTGGTGCTGGGCATTTTCAACTATCGGCAAACCACGCAGATCATTCTTTCCAGCAGTGAAAAGCTCTTCGAGCGCATCGAGCAGGACGTCCGGCTGGACCTGCACGCCACCTATGAGCCCATCCATCATCTGTTGAGCCTGCTGGTATACAACCCGGCGGCGCAGGCTACGAGCCTGGAACAACGCCTGGCGCTGCTCGGCCCTTTCAGCCAGTCGCTCAAGGACAACCCTGATCTGGCCTCGCTGTACCTGGGCTACGATAACGGGGATTTCTTCATGGTTCGCCCCTTGCGAACCGCCGCCCTGAAAACCCTGCTCAACGCCCCGGGCAATGCGGTGTATCAAGTGTGGAGCATCGAGCGAAACGGCGGCCCGGTGCATTCCCAGTCACTGTTTTTCGATCAGGACCTGAACCTCGTCAGTCGGCAGGACAACCCCGACGACACCTACGATCCGCGAACACGTAACTGGTTTTCCAATGCCCGCCGCGACAGCGATCAGATCATCACCGAACCCTACCTCTTTTTCTCCACTCATAACGTCGGCACCACCCTGGCCCGCCGCAGCGGTGCTCACGCAATCCTGGGCGCGGACCTGACGCTGGCAGAACTGTCCGCGACGCTGGCCAAACATGTCGTCACCCCCAGTACCGAAATCGTCCTGTTCGATGCCGAAGGCAATGCCATCGCTTACCCCGACAGCAGCAAGCTGATCGTCGACGACCAGACCGCCCGCCTGAGCAAGGCCGCCGACCTGAGCCCCGGCCTCGGCGCATTGCTGAACAATCCGCCAACAGGCAATCGGCTGAAAGCCGCTGGCCGTCAATGGATCGTTGCCCGCAGCCGCATGCAGGAGGGTGGTCCCCAGGGATTGCAACTGGCGCTGCTGGTGCCGGAAGACGAATTGCTCGCCGATGCCTACCGCATGCGCTGGCAAGGGGCGTTGATTACGTTGGCCACATTGCTGTTGTGCCTGCCGCTGGGCTGGCTGACCTCGAGAATCCTGGTCAAACCCCTGCGCAAATTGGTGCAGGAAGCCGATGCCATTCGCAGTTTCAATTTCAATTTTCCGGTCTCCCGTCGCTCGCCGGTGCTCGAAGTCGACCAACTGAGCGTATCGATGACCCGCATGAAAGATACCCTGGCAAGTTTTTTCCAGATCACCGACAGCCTGAGCGCCGAGACCCGGTTTGCGCCCTTGCTGGAGCGGGTTTTGTTCGAAACCGTGAAAATCGGCCAGGCCCAGGCCGGTCTGATCTACCTCCGGGAAAATGACGGTGATCGCATGGAGCCTCACGGCCTGGTAATCGACGATATTTCACAGGCATTGCCGGCGTTCGACATTCGCGGCCACGAGCCTGGCGGCCCGCAAAGCCCCGCTTGGATGCTGCAACTGTCGAATGCCGACAATGTGGTGATCAATCTCGGTTTCGAACAGGCGGGGGATTTGCAGAAAGTGCTGCTGGCGATGGGGTGTCCGCGGGTGCACCTGATCGGTATCCGTCTGCACAATCGTCATAACGAAACCGTGGGCCTGTTGATCCTGTTGCTGGAGGATAGCGGCCACCAAAGCGATCTCGAGAAGCTTCGTCCGGACCGCATTGCGTTCCTTCAGGCCGTGTCCGGCGCGGCTGCCGTGAGTATCGAAAGTCAACGCCTGCAAGCCAAACAGAAACAGTTGCTGGACGCCTTCATTCAACTGCTGGCCGGCGCGATTGATGCCAAAAGCCCCTACACTGGCGGTCACTGCCAGCGCGTCCCGGCGCTGACCTTGATGCTCGCCCAGGCTGCCGCGACCAGTCAGGACCCCGCCTTCAGCGGTTATCAACCCACCGAAGACGAGTGGGAGGCGCTGCACATCGCTGCATGGCTGCATGACTGCGGCAAGGTCACGACGCCGGAATACGTCGTCGATAAAGCCACGAAGCTGGAAACCCTGAACGATCGCATTCACGAAATCCGCACCCGTTTCGAAGTGCTCAAGCGCGATGCCTGGGTCAGTTACTGGCAGGCCATTGCCCTGGGCGGTAACGAGCAGCACCTGGCTGAACTGCGCGACGCAACTCTGGTAGGGCTCGACGATGACTTCGCGTTTATAGCCCGTTGCAATCTGGGCGGCGAGGCGATGGCCGATGCCGATCTGCAACGTCTGCGCAGCCTGGCTCAACGGACCTGGACCCGAACCCTGGATGACCGATTGGGTGTTTCCTGGGAAGAGAATCGGCGCCAGGCGCAAACACCGGCACCGACGCTGCCGGCCAGCGAGCCGTTGCTGGCGGACAAACCCGAGCACCTGTTCGAACGCGCCGAGGCCGAACTGATTCCGGAAGACAATCCGTGGGGTTTCAAACTCGACGTGCCGCGCTACAAGTACAACCGGGGCGAACTCTACAACCTGAGCATTGCCCGGGGCACCTTGACTCGCGAGGAACGTTACATCATAAACCACCACATGGTGCAGACGATCCTGATGCTCAGCCACCTGCCCTTCCCCGCCCACCTCAACAACGTTGCGGAAATCGCTGGCGGCCACCACGAAAAAATGGACGGCACCGGTTATCCCAAGCAGCTGAAGCGTGAAGAAATGAGCCTGCCGGCGCGGATGATGGCGATTGCCGATATCTTCGAAGCGCTGACCGCCGCTGATCGCCCCTACAAGAAAGCCAAATCCTTGAGCGAAGCGCTGGGCATCATGGCCACCATGTGCCGGGATGCCCACATTGACCCTGAATTGTTCGGGCTGTTCATCAACGCCGGGATCTATCAGCAGTACGCCGACCGATTCCTTGATCCACAGCAGATCGACGCCGTGGATCCGGAAGGCCTGCTGGCCAAGGCTGGCCTCAAGGCATGA